A region from the Pseudomonadota bacterium genome encodes:
- a CDS encoding Hsp20/alpha crystallin family protein, translated as MWGFFDQRGPGIADELTRLQREMDRMLGRAAGGCEWCGAFPPVNVYDDGESYSIRAELPGVKPSDLDVQATASAVTIKGERRKDARDEKASVERRERDHGVFNRSIELATPIDADKISAKLEDGVLVIVAPKAADARPRQIKIA; from the coding sequence ATGTGGGGATTCTTCGACCAACGCGGGCCGGGCATCGCCGACGAGCTCACGAGGCTCCAGCGCGAGATGGATCGCATGCTCGGCCGGGCCGCGGGCGGCTGCGAATGGTGCGGCGCGTTCCCGCCCGTCAACGTGTACGACGACGGCGAGTCGTACAGCATCCGCGCGGAGCTGCCGGGCGTGAAGCCTTCGGATCTCGACGTCCAGGCCACGGCGTCGGCCGTGACCATCAAGGGCGAACGCCGCAAGGACGCCCGCGACGAGAAGGCGAGCGTCGAAAGGCGCGAGCGGGACCACGGGGTCTTCAACCGGTCGATCGAGCTCGCGACGCCCATCGACGCGGACAAGATCTCGGCGAAGCTCGAGGACGGCGTGCTCGTGATCGTCGCGCCCAAGGCGGCGGACGCGCGGCCGCGGCAGATCAAGATCGCCTGA
- a CDS encoding Hsp20/alpha crystallin family protein, with amino-acid sequence MTEKEKKELSLREKEPISKQGGEPTRAGLVYSPAVDILRTDDALTLVADLPGVRKADLEIGIEDGVLTIAAPVAEVAARQKPLYREYGVGGYLRRFVLSDKIDQARISAELENGVLTVTLPKAERLKPRKIEVVAG; translated from the coding sequence ATGACGGAGAAGGAGAAGAAGGAGCTCTCGCTGCGCGAGAAGGAACCGATCTCGAAGCAAGGCGGCGAGCCGACGCGCGCCGGGCTCGTCTACTCGCCGGCGGTGGACATCCTGCGGACCGACGACGCGCTCACGCTCGTCGCGGATCTCCCGGGCGTGCGGAAGGCGGATCTGGAGATCGGCATCGAGGACGGCGTGCTCACGATCGCGGCGCCCGTGGCGGAGGTCGCGGCGCGGCAGAAGCCTTTGTACCGGGAGTACGGCGTCGGCGGCTACCTGCGCCGTTTCGTGCTGAGCGACAAGATCGACCAGGCGCGCATCAGCGCCGAGCTCGAGAACGGCGTGCTCACCGTGACGCTGCCCAAGGCGGAGCGCCTGAAGCCGCGAAAGATCGAGGTGGTCGCCGGCTGA